One Prevotella melaninogenica DNA window includes the following coding sequences:
- a CDS encoding T9SS type A sorting domain-containing protein, with product MIKNIFTPFLFTLLLSVGFAAPVQARAAIDLIDLDVQTILISVVGNVLHVVGAENEQLAIYNVTGVRVMSVKVDGDDKHYTLNLPKGCYIVKVGNVVRKVSIR from the coding sequence ATGATAAAAAATATATTTACTCCTTTTCTTTTCACATTACTGCTCTCTGTAGGCTTCGCCGCACCGGTGCAGGCACGTGCAGCGATTGATTTGATTGACTTAGACGTTCAGACTATTTTAATCTCGGTTGTTGGTAACGTGTTGCATGTGGTTGGTGCTGAGAACGAACAGTTGGCAATCTATAATGTGACGGGTGTACGTGTGATGAGTGTGAAGGTTGACGGTGACGATAAGCACTATACGCTCAACCTCCCGAAGGGATGCTACATCGTCAAGGTGGGTAACGTAGTCCGCAAGGTGTCAATTCGTTAA
- a CDS encoding RNA polymerase sigma factor has translation MTPLDEAEVIRLLASPEGRQKVFPVIVDQYSQSLYWKIRSIVLTHEDADDVLQNTFLKAWKSLPTFQGKAKLSTWLYRIAINESLDFLRHQKTATLSSADADLSVANRLMADDYFDGDKSQAVLQEAIATLPDVQRTVFTLRYYDEMKYSEMSEILGTSEGSLKASYHIAVQKITDYVKRYE, from the coding sequence GTGACTCCCCTCGATGAAGCTGAAGTGATTCGCCTGTTGGCGAGTCCCGAAGGAAGACAGAAGGTTTTCCCCGTGATTGTTGACCAGTACAGCCAATCGCTGTATTGGAAGATTCGTAGTATAGTCCTTACACATGAGGATGCTGACGACGTATTGCAAAACACGTTTCTCAAAGCATGGAAGAGTCTTCCGACCTTTCAAGGGAAAGCTAAATTGTCCACTTGGCTCTATCGCATAGCTATCAACGAGTCGCTCGATTTCCTTCGTCATCAAAAGACGGCTACGCTCTCCAGTGCTGATGCCGACCTCTCAGTAGCCAATCGCTTGATGGCAGACGACTACTTCGATGGCGATAAGAGTCAGGCAGTGTTGCAGGAAGCCATTGCAACCTTGCCCGATGTGCAGCGTACGGTGTTCACACTTCGTTATTATGACGAGATGAAATACTCCGAGATGAGTGAGATATTAGGTACAAGCGAGGGTTCGCTGAAAGCCTCTTATCATATTGCTGTACAGAAGATTACTGACTACGTGAAGCGGTATGAATAA